In the genome of Altererythrobacter sp. TH136, one region contains:
- a CDS encoding pirin family protein encodes MSVIDTIQPVTHDLGQFQVRRALPSRGRTMVGPFIFVDEFGPATLDIGAGMDVRPHPHINLATVTWLFEGAIDHRDSLGTYATIRPGQVNLMTAGSGIVHSERSPQEERDRGAKLFGMQTWLALPDDAQEVQPAFEAQIGLPIVEDSGAHATVIMGELWGTRAPTTTHAETIYAEINLAAGGTLPIDAEADERAVMLVGGTASIDGHPLDPYVLTVLAPGAAMRLASDGGGRVMLLGGEAFQTKRHVWWNFVSSSRERINQAKDDWRAGRFPLVPGDTDEFIPIPDQPNTVSYP; translated from the coding sequence ATGAGCGTGATCGACACCATTCAACCGGTCACGCACGACCTGGGACAATTTCAGGTCCGCCGCGCACTTCCCAGCCGCGGACGGACGATGGTGGGTCCGTTCATCTTCGTGGATGAATTCGGTCCCGCAACGCTCGATATCGGGGCCGGGATGGACGTCCGCCCGCATCCGCACATCAACCTGGCCACGGTCACCTGGCTGTTCGAAGGGGCGATCGATCACCGCGACAGCCTGGGCACATACGCGACGATCCGTCCGGGTCAGGTCAACCTGATGACCGCGGGCAGCGGTATCGTGCATTCGGAACGCAGCCCGCAGGAGGAGCGTGACCGGGGCGCCAAACTCTTTGGCATGCAGACCTGGCTGGCGCTTCCCGATGACGCACAAGAGGTGCAACCTGCCTTCGAGGCGCAGATCGGATTGCCGATTGTGGAAGATTCCGGCGCCCACGCAACTGTGATCATGGGCGAACTGTGGGGAACCCGCGCCCCGACCACGACTCACGCCGAAACGATTTACGCAGAGATCAACCTGGCTGCCGGGGGCACGCTGCCGATCGATGCCGAGGCCGATGAGCGGGCGGTGATGCTGGTCGGCGGCACGGCGTCGATCGATGGCCACCCCCTCGATCCATACGTGCTGACGGTGCTGGCACCGGGCGCGGCGATGCGGCTGGCATCGGATGGCGGCGGGCGGGTGATGCTGCTGGGCGGCGAGGCGTTCCAGACCAAGCGGCACGTGTGGTGGAACTTCGTCAGTTCCAGCCGCGAGCGGATCAACCAGGCAAAGGACGACTGGCGCGCCGGGCGTTTCCCGCTGGTGCCGGGCGACACGGACGAGTTCATTCCCATTCCCGATCAACCCAACACAGTGAGCTATCCATGA
- the hisD gene encoding histidinol dehydrogenase, producing MKRLRITDKDFDARFRRIVDDRRESGGDVGADVAAIIARVRAKGDAALAEYTHRFDDHQLTDEGDWRIDLADCRAAFDALDPALRDALTLAAERIRAFHETQRPADRDQTDSAGVRLGAKWRPVDAAGLYVPGGRAAYPSSLLMNAIPAKVAGVERLVVVTPTPGGTANPLVLAAAHLAGVDEIWRVGGAQAVAALAYGTHRIKRVDVITGPGNAWVAEAKRQLFGVVGIDMVAGPSEILVIADNRNDPDWIAADLLGQAEHDPDAQSILITDDEHFADQVADRIDVQCAMLSTRRTAQTSWDDHGVIIVVEQLEQAIELANALAAEHVELAVDDPEPFLGAIRNAGSVFMGRMAPEAVGDYVAGPNHVLPTGRRARFASGLSVLDFMKRTSFIELGADALRNIGPAAAALAHAEGLPAHAASIEVRLK from the coding sequence TTGAAACGGCTGCGGATCACCGACAAGGACTTCGACGCCCGGTTCCGCCGGATCGTCGATGACCGGCGCGAAAGCGGCGGCGACGTGGGGGCTGACGTCGCGGCGATCATCGCCCGCGTGCGGGCGAAAGGCGACGCCGCGCTGGCCGAATACACCCATCGCTTCGATGACCACCAACTGACCGACGAGGGTGACTGGCGGATCGACCTTGCCGATTGCCGCGCGGCGTTCGACGCGCTCGACCCCGCATTGCGCGATGCGCTGACGCTGGCGGCGGAGCGCATCCGCGCATTTCACGAGACCCAGCGCCCGGCCGACCGCGACCAAACCGATAGCGCCGGCGTCCGCCTGGGCGCAAAGTGGCGCCCGGTCGACGCCGCGGGACTGTATGTCCCGGGTGGGCGCGCGGCCTATCCCTCGTCGCTGCTGATGAATGCGATCCCCGCCAAGGTCGCCGGCGTGGAGCGTCTGGTGGTGGTCACGCCCACGCCCGGCGGCACGGCTAACCCGCTGGTGCTGGCCGCCGCGCACCTTGCCGGGGTGGACGAGATCTGGCGCGTCGGGGGCGCGCAGGCGGTCGCCGCGCTCGCCTATGGCACCCACCGGATCAAGCGGGTGGACGTGATCACCGGCCCCGGCAACGCCTGGGTGGCGGAGGCCAAGCGCCAGCTCTTCGGCGTGGTGGGCATCGACATGGTGGCGGGCCCCAGCGAAATCCTGGTGATCGCCGACAACCGCAACGATCCCGACTGGATCGCCGCCGACCTCCTCGGCCAGGCCGAACACGATCCCGATGCGCAGTCGATCCTGATTACCGATGACGAGCACTTCGCCGACCAGGTGGCCGACCGGATCGACGTTCAGTGCGCCATGCTGTCCACCCGCCGCACCGCGCAGACGAGCTGGGACGATCACGGCGTCATCATCGTGGTCGAACAGCTGGAGCAGGCGATCGAACTCGCCAACGCGCTCGCTGCCGAGCACGTCGAACTGGCGGTGGACGATCCCGAGCCGTTCCTTGGCGCCATCCGCAATGCCGGTAGCGTGTTCATGGGCCGCATGGCGCCCGAGGCGGTGGGTGATTACGTCGCCGGCCCCAATCACGTCCTGCCCACGGGCCGCCGCGCGCGGTTCGCCAGCGGGCTGTCGGTGCTCGACTTCATGAAGCGCACCAGCTTCATCGAACTCGGCGCGGACGCGCTTCGCAACATCGGCCCCGCCGCGGCCGCCCTGGCGCACGCCGAAGGGCTCCCGGCGCATGCCGCATCCATCGAGGTCCGCCTGAAATGA
- a CDS encoding PaaI family thioesterase → MTVRLTAYARALGIAEAEGGSAGAPTLVQAFSHDLEGRPGAWHGGAIAGLLETAGYAALQAELAARGRDPLLKPINVTVQYLSTARTQASYARGRIVRLGRRNANIAVEAWQDNPAKPIASAVMNILMAEETR, encoded by the coding sequence GTGACGGTCCGTCTCACCGCCTATGCTCGCGCGCTTGGTATAGCCGAGGCCGAAGGGGGCTCCGCTGGCGCGCCGACGTTGGTGCAGGCGTTCAGCCACGATCTGGAAGGCCGGCCGGGTGCCTGGCACGGCGGGGCGATCGCGGGCCTGCTCGAAACCGCAGGCTATGCCGCCCTCCAGGCGGAACTGGCCGCGAGGGGGCGCGATCCACTGCTCAAGCCGATCAATGTCACGGTGCAATACCTGTCAACCGCGCGCACTCAGGCGAGTTATGCGCGTGGGCGGATCGTCCGGCTTGGCCGGCGCAACGCGAACATTGCGGTCGAGGCATGGCAGGATAATCCGGCCAAGCCGATCGCCAGCGCCGTCATGAACATCCTGATGGCGGAAGAGACGCGCTAG
- a CDS encoding BolA family protein produces the protein MSTPLQLEMETLLREAFAPLHLEVINDSAKHRGHSGDDGSGESHFTVAIESAAFAGKSRLERQRMVNRALGDIPGNRVHALAIRAFAPGTRQ, from the coding sequence ATGAGCACGCCGCTACAACTGGAAATGGAAACTCTCCTGCGGGAAGCGTTCGCGCCGCTGCACCTTGAGGTCATCAACGACAGCGCTAAGCATCGCGGACACAGCGGCGATGATGGAAGCGGCGAATCGCACTTTACCGTCGCGATCGAGAGCGCGGCTTTCGCCGGCAAGTCGCGACTGGAGCGGCAGCGGATGGTGAACCGTGCCCTCGGCGACATTCCCGGCAACCGCGTGCACGCGTTGGCGATCCGCGCCTTTGCCCCCGGCACCCGGCAATGA
- a CDS encoding alpha/beta hydrolase, whose product MNRVTLANGIALDVVDEGPTDAPALIFLHGFPESHRTWRHQVAHFSDRYRCIAPDQRGYRGSSKPPEVSDYTPDKLIGDVFQLADALDIDTFTILGHDWGGAIAWGTAISGQMNGRVTRAIIANAPHPAIFQKLLYTNPHQRESSQYMRGFRDPKNDALVREFGLAGILLQEIKWDSGDVMEPEERAALLQDWQDRDSAFAMLNWYRASPIDVPPMDAPFEVPAGWTPPALPNLSIPTLVIWGMDDLALPPENLEGLDAIIDHLTLVEVPGSGHFVPWEAPDAVNVAIADFLSRTG is encoded by the coding sequence ATGAACCGGGTGACGCTCGCCAATGGCATCGCGCTCGATGTGGTGGACGAAGGGCCGACCGATGCGCCGGCGCTGATCTTCCTCCATGGCTTTCCCGAAAGCCACCGCACCTGGCGGCACCAGGTGGCGCACTTTTCCGACCGCTACCGCTGCATCGCGCCCGACCAGCGCGGCTACCGCGGTTCGTCGAAGCCGCCAGAGGTGAGCGACTACACGCCGGACAAGCTGATCGGCGACGTGTTCCAGCTGGCCGACGCGCTCGACATCGACACCTTCACGATCCTGGGCCACGACTGGGGCGGCGCGATTGCCTGGGGCACCGCGATTTCAGGCCAGATGAACGGCCGGGTAACCCGCGCGATCATCGCCAACGCGCCGCATCCGGCGATTTTCCAGAAACTGCTCTACACCAATCCGCACCAGCGCGAATCCAGCCAGTACATGCGCGGGTTCCGCGACCCCAAGAACGATGCGCTGGTCCGCGAGTTCGGCCTTGCCGGCATCCTGCTGCAGGAGATCAAGTGGGACAGCGGCGACGTGATGGAACCTGAAGAGCGCGCCGCGCTGCTGCAGGACTGGCAGGATCGCGACTCCGCGTTCGCGATGCTCAACTGGTACCGCGCGTCGCCCATCGACGTGCCCCCGATGGACGCGCCGTTCGAGGTGCCTGCCGGCTGGACTCCGCCGGCGCTCCCCAACCTGTCGATCCCTACGCTGGTGATCTGGGGGATGGACGACCTAGCCCTGCCGCCCGAGAACCTGGAGGGCCTGGACGCGATCATCGACCACCTGACGCTGGTAGAGGTGCCCGGCAGCGGCCACTTCGTGCCGTGGGAAGCGCCGGATGCGGTGAACGTGGCGATTGCGGATTTTCTGTCAAGGACCGGCTAA
- a CDS encoding J domain-containing protein yields the protein MKQSRFHGRVEADDRECEAVGCEEPGEFRAPGNRGAGFDGPGQWRWFCLDHVRLFNSSYNWFAGMSADEIVAAQHPAAGWANSSTTRAFRADAGVDGTPRWADFDDPLDAIGARAHDVRQRARREAATSRFTRDERAALDTLELAPGVDRAGLRRRYSELVRRYHPDRNGGDRRHEVRLTSVVEAYQLLKKSAALA from the coding sequence GTGAAGCAGTCCAGATTCCATGGCCGGGTCGAAGCGGACGATCGCGAGTGTGAGGCGGTCGGATGCGAGGAACCGGGAGAATTCCGCGCGCCCGGCAACCGCGGGGCGGGGTTCGACGGGCCGGGGCAGTGGCGCTGGTTCTGCCTCGATCACGTGCGCCTGTTCAACTCGAGCTATAACTGGTTCGCCGGGATGAGCGCGGACGAGATCGTCGCCGCGCAGCATCCGGCGGCGGGTTGGGCGAATTCCAGCACCACCCGCGCGTTCCGGGCCGATGCCGGTGTCGACGGCACTCCGCGGTGGGCGGACTTCGACGATCCGCTGGACGCAATTGGCGCGCGGGCACATGACGTTCGGCAACGCGCGCGAAGGGAAGCAGCCACATCGCGCTTCACGCGTGACGAGCGCGCGGCGCTCGACACGCTGGAACTGGCGCCGGGCGTCGATCGGGCCGGACTGCGGCGGCGCTACAGCGAACTGGTCCGCCGCTACCACCCTGACCGGAATGGCGGCGACCGGCGGCATGAAGTGCGGCTGACCAGCGTGGTGGAAGCGTATCAGCTCTTGAAGAAGAGCGCCGCGCTCGCCTAA
- a CDS encoding SDR family NAD(P)-dependent oxidoreductase, with translation MSMAGQVAWITGASSGIGAALARGWAKRGGHVILSGRDEARLGEVAGSLNGESLILPFDVRDEAALAEAAGKALAWKGAVDLAVANAGISQRSAAVETDMRVYREIIEVDLLAQIAFAQGLIGPMSERGSGRLAFISSIAGKVGVPMRTAYSAAKFGLAGYADALRGELSQSGVAVHVIYPGSIRTDVSRNALTADGSVRGKSDKAIDEGIDPDAAAAEMLDAIAAGAREIIVAEGAEKAMGEARRTPDALFDQVAAMVAAGYMQRLKGE, from the coding sequence ATGAGCATGGCAGGACAAGTCGCCTGGATTACCGGCGCATCGAGCGGCATCGGCGCGGCGCTGGCACGCGGCTGGGCGAAGCGCGGCGGGCACGTGATCCTGTCGGGCCGGGACGAGGCCCGGCTGGGCGAGGTCGCCGGTTCGTTGAACGGTGAGTCGCTGATCCTCCCGTTCGACGTGCGCGACGAGGCGGCGCTCGCGGAGGCGGCCGGAAAGGCGCTGGCGTGGAAAGGCGCGGTCGATCTGGCGGTGGCCAACGCTGGCATTTCCCAGCGGTCGGCCGCGGTCGAAACCGACATGCGGGTCTACCGCGAGATCATCGAGGTCGATCTTCTCGCCCAGATCGCCTTTGCCCAAGGGCTGATCGGCCCGATGAGCGAACGGGGCAGCGGTCGGCTAGCCTTCATCTCCTCGATCGCCGGCAAGGTCGGCGTGCCGATGCGCACGGCATATTCCGCCGCCAAGTTCGGACTGGCGGGCTATGCCGACGCCTTGCGCGGGGAGCTGTCGCAAAGCGGCGTCGCGGTGCACGTGATCTACCCCGGATCGATCCGCACCGATGTCAGCCGCAACGCGCTGACCGCGGACGGAAGCGTGCGCGGCAAAAGCGACAAGGCGATCGACGAGGGGATCGACCCCGATGCCGCCGCCGCCGAAATGCTTGACGCGATCGCCGCCGGCGCCCGCGAGATCATCGTGGCCGAAGGCGCGGAAAAGGCGATGGGCGAAGCGCGGCGCACGCCTGATGCGCTGTTCGACCAAGTCGCGGCGATGGTCGCCGCCGGGTACATGCAGCGCCTGAAGGGAGAATAG
- a CDS encoding amidohydrolase, whose translation MKFIRFAALVLAATAVPAHADTLVDNVQGMSIDREGKVTRFTGIWIDDDGRVKQLLDRKDKRPRAKYGIDAQGAVVIPGLVDSHLHMMELGFGALTLDLTQTRSLAEALARIREYAAAHPDRKWIIGRGWNQETWGLGRFPTAADLDAAVSDRPVLLARVDGHAQWANSAALAAAGISAQTADPAGGRIERLAGSRAPAGVLVDNAMQLAERAMPAPRPDDYDVALAKAQQILLSRGITAAADMGTTIEAWQSYRRAGDDGWLRVRIMAYAAGVPAMELIAGPRPTPWLYADKLRMAGVKLYLDGALGSRGAWLKAPYADDPRNTGLPLLTGTQLRNLMSRAALDQFQVAVHAIGDAGNAEALNAIEELSETYKGDRRWRIEHVQVVDPADIARFGRNGVIASMQPVHQTSDRLMAEARLGPARLAGTYAWRSIDAAGAPLAFGSDAPVEAPDPFAGMAAAISRTGPDGQPFGGWMPGETVRREAALASYTAQGAFAGFGETRFGELKPGLRADFVIIDRDPMLATPQDLRAAKVLQTWVGGERVYVAGDKAGERQEGR comes from the coding sequence ATGAAATTCATCCGCTTCGCCGCCCTTGTCCTCGCCGCCACGGCGGTGCCCGCCCATGCGGATACGCTGGTGGACAATGTCCAGGGCATGTCCATCGATCGCGAGGGAAAAGTCACCCGCTTCACCGGCATCTGGATCGATGACGATGGCCGGGTGAAGCAGCTGCTGGACCGCAAGGACAAGCGTCCGCGCGCCAAGTACGGGATCGACGCGCAGGGAGCGGTGGTCATACCAGGCCTGGTCGATTCGCATCTCCACATGATGGAACTGGGGTTCGGCGCCCTGACGCTGGACCTGACGCAAACCCGTTCGCTGGCAGAGGCGCTGGCCAGGATCCGCGAGTATGCCGCGGCGCATCCCGACCGCAAGTGGATCATCGGCCGGGGGTGGAACCAGGAGACCTGGGGGCTGGGCCGCTTCCCCACCGCCGCCGACCTCGACGCTGCCGTGTCGGACCGCCCCGTGCTGCTCGCGCGGGTCGATGGCCATGCTCAATGGGCGAACAGCGCCGCTCTCGCGGCCGCAGGGATCAGCGCGCAGACCGCCGATCCCGCCGGCGGCCGGATCGAGCGGCTCGCCGGATCGCGCGCGCCGGCGGGCGTGCTGGTCGATAACGCGATGCAACTGGCCGAACGCGCCATGCCCGCGCCGCGGCCTGACGACTACGATGTGGCCTTGGCGAAGGCGCAACAGATACTGCTGTCCCGGGGGATCACCGCAGCGGCAGACATGGGGACCACCATCGAAGCTTGGCAGAGCTATCGCCGCGCCGGCGACGACGGCTGGCTCCGGGTGCGGATCATGGCCTATGCCGCAGGGGTTCCGGCGATGGAACTGATCGCTGGCCCGCGGCCCACTCCTTGGCTCTATGCCGATAAATTGCGCATGGCCGGGGTGAAGCTGTACCTTGACGGGGCGCTGGGCTCGCGCGGGGCGTGGCTAAAGGCCCCTTATGCCGATGACCCCAGGAACACCGGTTTGCCCTTGCTGACCGGCACGCAGCTCAGGAACCTGATGAGCCGCGCCGCCCTCGATCAGTTCCAGGTCGCGGTGCACGCGATCGGTGACGCCGGCAACGCCGAGGCGCTGAACGCGATCGAGGAGCTGTCTGAAACCTACAAAGGCGATCGGCGCTGGCGGATCGAGCATGTGCAGGTGGTGGACCCGGCCGACATCGCGCGGTTCGGGCGGAACGGCGTGATCGCTTCGATGCAGCCAGTGCACCAGACATCCGACCGGCTGATGGCTGAGGCGCGGCTGGGTCCCGCCCGGCTTGCGGGCACGTACGCCTGGCGCTCGATCGATGCAGCCGGCGCACCGCTGGCATTCGGCTCTGATGCACCGGTGGAGGCGCCGGACCCGTTCGCGGGCATGGCAGCGGCGATCAGTCGGACGGGGCCCGATGGCCAGCCGTTCGGCGGCTGGATGCCGGGCGAGACGGTGAGGCGCGAAGCCGCGCTGGCCAGCTATACCGCTCAAGGAGCGTTCGCCGGTTTTGGCGAAACGCGATTTGGCGAACTGAAGCCCGGCTTGCGAGCGGATTTCGTGATCATCGACCGCGATCCGATGCTGGCCACCCCCCAGGATCTACGGGCGGCAAAGGTCCTGCAAACGTGGGTTGGCGGAGAACGGGTCTATGTCGCTGGCGACAAGGCTGGAGAACGCCAAGAGGGACGTTAA
- a CDS encoding DUF2332 domain-containing protein, with protein sequence MAEHGEKPQYQRIDLDAKGAGTVATAFSNQVAYCTAADAPITARVVAAVGDLLDDQTPGVLLDRIRGWEGAPLADALPLRIAGGLHALFLSGDAPALGAIYRGEDADDAAIVRQVIAAHEDRLLPSLDGPPQTNEAGRSSSFIAAVLWLAEQGLPARFQCLEIGSSAGINLMIDRYAYDLGGVKAGPSDPVLAFAPDWQGNPPPDHPVAITSLKGCDVAPVDLTDPAQALRLKGYIWPEHGVRFERMDAAIGAARAKAPDLVRMNAADFVEAELARPQEPGTTRMLMHSIVWQYVPKDQQARVTAAMEAAGAAATADRPLAWVALEANRDTHRHELMVRYWPGGEEGQLLAEAHPHGAWIRWKPEPSPLRQAPTPKLPVR encoded by the coding sequence ATGGCCGAACATGGCGAGAAGCCGCAGTATCAGCGGATCGACCTCGATGCGAAAGGGGCCGGCACCGTGGCGACCGCGTTTTCCAACCAGGTCGCGTACTGCACCGCGGCGGACGCGCCGATCACCGCGCGGGTGGTGGCAGCGGTGGGCGATTTGCTGGACGATCAGACCCCGGGCGTGCTGCTCGACCGCATCCGCGGGTGGGAGGGCGCGCCGCTCGCCGATGCGCTGCCGCTGCGGATCGCGGGCGGATTGCACGCGCTGTTCCTGTCGGGCGACGCGCCGGCCCTGGGCGCGATCTATCGCGGGGAGGATGCCGACGATGCGGCGATTGTGCGCCAGGTGATCGCCGCGCACGAAGATCGGCTGCTGCCTTCGCTCGATGGCCCGCCGCAAACGAACGAGGCAGGGCGCTCGTCGAGCTTCATCGCCGCGGTGCTGTGGCTCGCGGAACAGGGCCTGCCTGCGCGGTTTCAGTGCCTTGAAATCGGTTCGAGCGCCGGGATCAATCTGATGATCGACCGTTATGCCTATGATCTGGGAGGGGTGAAGGCCGGCCCGTCCGATCCGGTGTTGGCGTTCGCGCCCGATTGGCAGGGCAACCCGCCGCCTGACCACCCGGTCGCCATCACCAGCCTGAAAGGCTGCGATGTCGCTCCGGTCGACCTGACCGACCCGGCGCAGGCGCTGCGGTTGAAGGGGTATATCTGGCCCGAACACGGCGTGCGGTTCGAGCGGATGGACGCGGCGATCGGGGCGGCGCGCGCCAAAGCGCCTGACCTGGTGCGCATGAACGCCGCCGACTTCGTCGAGGCGGAACTGGCGCGCCCGCAGGAACCGGGCACCACCCGGATGCTGATGCATTCGATCGTCTGGCAATATGTGCCCAAGGATCAACAGGCGCGCGTCACTGCGGCAATGGAGGCCGCCGGCGCCGCGGCCACGGCGGACCGCCCGCTCGCTTGGGTCGCGCTGGAGGCGAACCGCGACACGCACCGGCACGAGCTGATGGTTCGCTATTGGCCGGGCGGCGAGGAGGGGCAGCTACTCGCCGAGGCGCACCCGCATGGGGCGTGGATCAGGTGGAAGCCTGAGCCAAGTCCGCTTCGGCAGGCGCCGACCCCAAAGCTGCCCGTCCGCTAG
- a CDS encoding NUDIX domain-containing protein, producing MTTATTARRVRRAARLLVTDDAGRVLLFRFTFGGRSPFWATPGGECDPGESFAAAARRELLEETGLACDPGPAIAERGNEFVTAEGEPVTADERYFRVRVPTCDIRTDGHTELERQIMLDHRWFTRAELAGWHERIFPPEILTLLERAEA from the coding sequence ATGACGACCGCAACCACGGCAAGGCGCGTTCGCCGGGCGGCGCGGCTGCTGGTGACCGACGACGCCGGCCGGGTCCTGCTGTTTCGCTTCACCTTCGGCGGCCGCTCCCCATTCTGGGCCACGCCCGGCGGCGAATGCGACCCCGGCGAAAGTTTCGCAGCCGCCGCACGGCGCGAGCTGCTGGAGGAGACCGGGCTGGCGTGCGACCCCGGGCCTGCCATCGCGGAGCGGGGCAACGAGTTCGTCACCGCCGAGGGCGAGCCGGTCACCGCTGACGAGCGATACTTCCGCGTCCGGGTGCCGACCTGCGACATCCGTACCGACGGTCATACCGAGCTCGAACGCCAGATCATGCTGGATCACCGCTGGTTCACCCGCGCCGAATTGGCCGGGTGGCACGAAAGGATCTTTCCCCCCGAAATCCTGACCCTGCTGGAGCGAGCCGAAGCATGA
- a CDS encoding PaaI family thioesterase encodes MFEGPFNAEVLSKWVLTRAHPGWLGLKYRDHGADWVELELPWRADLVGDERRPVLASGPIVSLMDMAAGMSIWAANGTFRPVATLDLRVDYIRPARERASVIGRVTCYRSTRSAAFVRGTAHDGDAADPVADVSGVFMALDPARMR; translated from the coding sequence ATGTTCGAGGGACCCTTTAACGCTGAAGTGCTGTCGAAGTGGGTCCTGACGCGCGCGCATCCGGGTTGGCTGGGCCTCAAGTATCGCGATCACGGGGCCGACTGGGTGGAGCTCGAACTTCCCTGGCGCGCCGATCTAGTCGGCGATGAGCGGCGGCCGGTGCTCGCCTCAGGTCCGATTGTCAGCTTGATGGACATGGCCGCCGGGATGTCCATCTGGGCCGCTAATGGAACGTTCCGTCCGGTTGCTACGCTCGATCTGCGGGTGGACTACATCCGGCCCGCGCGGGAGCGGGCGTCAGTCATTGGACGCGTCACGTGCTACCGCAGCACTCGCTCGGCCGCATTTGTCCGCGGCACCGCGCATGACGGCGATGCAGCCGATCCCGTGGCGGATGTATCCGGCGTGTTCATGGCGCTTGATCCGGCGCGCATGCGGTGA
- the hisG gene encoding ATP phosphoribosyltransferase — translation MAPPLSKTALTFAVPKGRILDEALPLMARAGVVPEAGFHDKADRRLAFGCEDRDFRVIRVRAFDVATFVAHGAAQAGIVGSDVIEEFDYSDLYAPVDLGIGKCRLSVAEPAGGGASIDGASHVRVATKYPGLTRRHFEAHGIQAECVKLNGAMEIAPALGLAGRIVDLVESGRTLVENGLVETATIMEVSARLIVNRAALKTDPRVFALVERFREFAA, via the coding sequence ATGGCCCCGCCCCTGTCCAAGACCGCGCTGACGTTCGCCGTCCCCAAGGGGCGCATCCTCGACGAGGCGCTGCCACTGATGGCGCGCGCCGGAGTGGTGCCCGAAGCAGGCTTTCACGACAAGGCCGACCGTCGCCTGGCGTTCGGGTGCGAAGACCGGGATTTTCGCGTGATCCGCGTGCGCGCGTTCGATGTCGCGACGTTCGTTGCCCATGGAGCGGCGCAGGCCGGCATCGTCGGCTCCGACGTGATCGAGGAGTTCGACTATTCGGACCTTTACGCGCCGGTCGACCTGGGCATCGGCAAGTGCCGGCTCTCGGTGGCCGAGCCGGCCGGCGGCGGCGCCTCGATCGACGGGGCCAGTCACGTGCGGGTGGCGACCAAGTACCCCGGCCTCACCCGCCGCCATTTCGAAGCGCACGGCATTCAGGCGGAATGCGTGAAGCTCAACGGCGCGATGGAGATCGCCCCGGCGCTCGGGCTTGCCGGGCGCATCGTCGACCTCGTCGAAAGCGGGCGCACGCTGGTGGAGAACGGCCTGGTGGAAACCGCCACGATCATGGAGGTGAGCGCGCGGCTGATCGTTAACCGCGCCGCGCTCAAGACAGACCCGCGGGTCTTCGCGCTGGTGGAGCGGTTCCGGGAGTTCGCGGCTTGA